One genomic segment of Paraburkholderia aromaticivorans includes these proteins:
- a CDS encoding anti-sigma factor family protein, translated as MSDQYMPIGEEDLHAYVDGTLSDERRADVERALEQNPDLAARVSDYFSLNSMFHERYDRVLNEPVPKRLQAPAPRRWRIAANWPQFAGMAAALVLGVGIGVGTHMGQDVIAPVAGGHQDTRPVSADSSEMFARQAAVAHVVYMPAVDRPTEMSAGDHEQDFVQWLANRLGTNVHPPILSKNGFNLSGGRLLPGADGPTAQFMYRGPNGERVTLCISRRQQNSNTTAFKLYQDGPVNVFYWIDGDFGYAVSGGIDRKQLLQLSHDVYAQLTGAAPG; from the coding sequence ATGAGCGACCAATACATGCCGATCGGCGAAGAAGACCTGCACGCGTACGTGGACGGCACACTGTCCGACGAACGCCGTGCCGATGTGGAGCGCGCGCTCGAACAGAACCCCGACCTGGCCGCGCGCGTCAGCGATTATTTCTCCCTGAACAGCATGTTCCATGAGCGCTACGACCGGGTGCTGAACGAGCCCGTGCCCAAGCGTCTGCAAGCGCCCGCGCCGCGCCGCTGGCGGATTGCCGCCAACTGGCCGCAGTTCGCCGGGATGGCGGCGGCGCTGGTGTTGGGCGTGGGTATCGGCGTGGGCACGCATATGGGTCAGGACGTCATCGCGCCGGTTGCGGGCGGCCACCAGGACACACGCCCCGTGAGCGCGGACAGCTCCGAAATGTTCGCGCGGCAGGCGGCGGTGGCGCACGTGGTCTACATGCCCGCCGTCGACCGGCCGACCGAGATGAGCGCGGGCGATCACGAACAGGACTTCGTGCAGTGGCTCGCCAACCGGCTCGGCACCAACGTGCATCCGCCGATTCTCTCGAAGAACGGCTTCAACCTGTCTGGCGGGCGCCTGTTGCCCGGCGCCGACGGACCGACCGCGCAATTCATGTATCGCGGCCCGAACGGCGAGCGTGTCACGCTGTGCATCTCGCGTCGCCAGCAAAATTCGAACACCACGGCGTTCAAGCTGTATCAGGACGGCCCGGTGAACGTGTTCTACTGGATCGACGGCGACTTCGGCTATGCGGTCTCAGGCGGGATCGACCGCAAGCAGTTGCTGCAACTGTCGCATGACGTCTATGCGCAGTTGACGGGTGCGGCGCCGGGCTGA
- a CDS encoding sigma-70 family RNA polymerase sigma factor → MDVRDELMEHVPRLRRYARALINNRDLADDLVQDTLERALGRTGMFQPGTDLRAWLFTIMHNVFANQARKASARAVHVAVDDESVSESEFAVPSEQTRSLEMRDLDYALQRLPMEQREVVLLVGLEEMSYADVALALNIPIGTVMSRLSRGRERLRALMAGTQPGAKLQVVR, encoded by the coding sequence ATGGATGTCCGTGACGAGTTGATGGAGCATGTGCCGCGCTTGCGGCGCTATGCGCGAGCGCTGATCAACAACCGCGACCTCGCCGACGATCTGGTGCAGGACACGCTGGAGCGGGCGCTCGGCCGCACCGGCATGTTCCAGCCGGGCACCGACCTGCGCGCGTGGTTGTTTACGATCATGCACAACGTGTTCGCCAATCAGGCGCGCAAGGCTTCGGCGCGCGCCGTCCACGTGGCCGTCGACGACGAAAGCGTGTCCGAGAGCGAATTCGCCGTGCCCTCCGAGCAGACCCGCTCGCTGGAAATGCGCGACCTCGACTACGCATTGCAGCGCCTGCCGATGGAGCAGCGCGAAGTCGTGCTGCTGGTGGGACTCGAGGAAATGAGCTACGCCGACGTGGCGCTCGCGCTGAACATCCCCATCGGCACGGTGATGTCGCGGCTGTCACGCGGCCGCGAGCGGTTACGGGCGTTGATGGCGGGCACGCAGCCCGGTGCGAAATTACAGGTGGTGCGATGA
- a CDS encoding anti-sigma factor family protein produces MTTDAPSDSPLSEADIQAYADGTLTPERAAFLRDYLGKDPAEARRVAFYGRLNTQIQQAFQTTDEPVPGRATGWRRVLARINASRRTRKLLNTLAALALTLAVASGWLAATQVSAQALNNAAVMALAESAAGQFSAASPTRFDPSAPNLSGIGLRLVDQRVIALSPFQRVSEFIYLNGDNQPVVLLCALALLAPAQPQWSARRIGDIRLLLWTTQRQRFVIAGDARTHGLMRAADAMTMR; encoded by the coding sequence ATGACCACTGATGCCCCTTCCGATTCGCCGCTTTCCGAAGCGGACATTCAGGCTTACGCCGACGGCACGCTGACGCCGGAGCGCGCCGCGTTCCTGCGGGACTATCTGGGCAAGGATCCGGCGGAGGCGCGCCGGGTGGCGTTTTACGGCAGGCTGAACACGCAGATCCAGCAGGCCTTTCAAACAACTGACGAACCGGTGCCGGGCCGCGCCACAGGATGGCGCCGCGTACTCGCGCGCATCAACGCGTCCCGGCGCACCCGCAAGTTGCTCAACACGCTGGCGGCGCTCGCGCTGACGCTGGCGGTGGCGAGCGGCTGGCTCGCCGCGACCCAGGTGTCCGCTCAGGCGCTGAACAATGCCGCCGTGATGGCACTGGCCGAAAGCGCCGCCGGACAATTTTCCGCTGCGTCGCCAACCCGCTTCGATCCGTCCGCGCCGAATCTCTCAGGGATCGGTTTGCGCCTCGTGGATCAACGCGTGATCGCGCTGAGCCCGTTTCAGCGGGTCAGCGAGTTCATCTATCTGAACGGCGACAATCAACCGGTGGTGCTGCTTTGCGCGTTGGCACTGCTGGCGCCGGCGCAGCCGCAGTGGTCCGCGCGCCGCATCGGCGACATTCGCCTGTTGCTCTGGACCACGCAGCGGCAACGCTTCGTGATTGCCGGCGACGCCCGTACGCACGGTCTGATGCGCGCCGCCGATGCGATGACCATGCGATGA
- a CDS encoding DUF4148 domain-containing protein has product MKKIAFAILSVAVLAASSSAFAQGKTRAEVYQELIEAQQNGLNYVTDASYPDVSPVFAQQVAQHKEALATQAAIAGRAASRSTQQGGVN; this is encoded by the coding sequence ATGAAGAAGATCGCTTTTGCCATATTGTCCGTCGCCGTGCTCGCCGCTTCGTCGAGCGCTTTTGCACAAGGCAAGACACGTGCTGAGGTGTACCAGGAATTGATCGAAGCGCAGCAGAACGGCCTGAATTACGTCACCGATGCATCGTATCCGGACGTGAGCCCGGTGTTCGCCCAGCAGGTCGCGCAGCACAAGGAAGCACTCGCCACGCAAGCGGCGATCGCCGGCCGCGCCGCGAGTCGAAGCACGCAGCAGGGCGGCGTAAATTAA
- a CDS encoding catalase family peroxidase: MAKPSVPNPAPRCVPCRLAVIGASVLTLAGGFAYTAGWLTPARLTAPRLINTFETVAGQPHPGYRRNHAKGLCIEGYFDSNGAGAALSRAAVFAPGRTPVTGRFAVPGGNPSAPDTSSPVRSLALQFQLQDGEQWRTGMNSTPVFAVHTPEQFYQQLLAARPDPATGKADPAKLKAFYAANPETQPFQAWIKAHPPSSSLANAAYYGINAFRFTDAAGNMRAVRWAMVPETPYAPITDAEKAEKNFLEADLDQRLDSGPLRWHLILTVAQPGDPTNDATLQWPDDRRQIDAGTLVIDHTSSQENGACRDVNFDPTILPAGIAPSDDPLLAARSAAYALSFKRRTREEALHPAVHQAQTNGEHS; the protein is encoded by the coding sequence GTGGCAAAACCCTCCGTTCCCAACCCCGCACCTCGCTGCGTGCCTTGCAGGCTCGCCGTGATCGGCGCAAGCGTGCTGACGCTCGCCGGCGGATTCGCCTACACGGCCGGTTGGCTGACCCCTGCGCGCCTCACCGCGCCGCGTCTGATCAACACCTTCGAAACCGTGGCCGGTCAGCCGCATCCCGGCTACCGGCGCAACCATGCGAAGGGTCTTTGCATCGAAGGTTACTTCGACAGCAATGGCGCCGGCGCGGCGTTGTCCCGCGCCGCTGTATTCGCGCCGGGCCGCACGCCGGTTACGGGCCGCTTCGCGGTGCCCGGCGGCAACCCGTCCGCGCCGGACACCAGTTCGCCCGTGCGCAGCCTCGCGTTGCAGTTCCAGTTGCAGGACGGCGAGCAGTGGCGCACGGGGATGAACTCGACGCCGGTTTTCGCGGTGCACACGCCCGAGCAGTTCTATCAGCAACTGCTCGCCGCCAGGCCCGACCCGGCGACCGGCAAAGCGGATCCCGCGAAACTCAAGGCGTTTTACGCCGCCAATCCCGAGACCCAGCCGTTTCAGGCATGGATCAAGGCGCATCCGCCTTCGTCGAGTCTGGCCAATGCCGCGTACTACGGCATCAATGCATTCCGCTTCACCGACGCCGCCGGCAATATGCGCGCCGTGCGCTGGGCGATGGTGCCCGAGACGCCGTATGCGCCGATCACCGATGCGGAAAAAGCCGAGAAGAATTTCCTCGAAGCCGACCTCGATCAGCGCCTCGACAGCGGACCCTTGCGTTGGCATCTGATCCTCACCGTCGCCCAACCCGGCGACCCCACTAACGACGCCACGCTGCAATGGCCCGACGATCGTCGGCAGATCGACGCAGGCACCCTGGTGATCGATCACACGAGTTCGCAGGAAAACGGCGCATGCCGTGACGTCAACTTCGATCCGACGATCCTGCCGGCCGGCATCGCGCCGTCCGACGATCCCTTGCTCGCCGCGCGCTCGGCCGCCTATGCGCTGTCGTTCAAGCGCCGCACCCGCGAGGAAGCGCTGCATCCCGCGGTTCACCAAGCTCAGACAAACGGAGAACACTCATGA
- a CDS encoding cytochrome b yields the protein MMPTRTHFSPLARLLHWTMAPLIIAMLFIGVGMVATVSRAHDTLIAIHKPLGIALLLLVVLRAGVRLTRGSPALPDDMPTPQRFAAKASHLVLYVLMAAMPLIGWAMLSAAGYPVTLYGALHLPPIAPHNVALFALLRALHTWLAFALFATVLLHLAAALFHGLIRRDGVFSSMARGGR from the coding sequence ATGATGCCGACGCGCACCCATTTCAGTCCGCTCGCGCGACTGTTGCACTGGACGATGGCGCCCTTGATCATCGCGATGTTGTTCATCGGCGTGGGCATGGTCGCCACCGTCTCGCGCGCACACGACACGCTGATCGCGATTCACAAGCCGCTCGGCATCGCGCTGCTGCTGCTGGTGGTGCTGCGCGCGGGCGTGCGCCTCACGCGCGGCAGCCCGGCGTTGCCCGACGACATGCCCACGCCGCAACGGTTCGCGGCGAAGGCCTCGCACCTCGTGCTGTACGTGTTGATGGCGGCCATGCCGTTGATCGGCTGGGCGATGCTGTCCGCCGCGGGCTATCCGGTCACGCTGTATGGTGCGCTGCATCTGCCGCCGATCGCGCCGCATAACGTCGCACTGTTCGCGTTGCTGCGCGCGTTGCACACGTGGCTCGCATTTGCCCTGTTCGCCACGGTGCTGCTGCATCTCGCGGCGGCGTTGTTTCATGGGCTGATCCGGCGCGATGGCGTGTTTTCCAGCATGGCGCGCGGCGGGCGTTGA
- a CDS encoding GcvT family protein: MSTFIPTHARVVIVGGGIIGCSVAYHLTRLGWTDVVLLEQGQLSCGTTWHAAGLVGQLRAQEGMTKLIRYSTALYAELEADTGLATGWKQCGSLSVARTSERMTQLKRTAAVARAYGVACEVISPREAGDLWPVMRTDDLLGAVWLPGDGKANPTDLTQALARGARMRGARIVENTRVTAIHTRAARDGTARGAREVSGLAWRTKDGEAGTIGADIVVNCAGQWAKAVGRLCGVSVPLHSAEHYYIVTERIAGVHPDLPVMRDPDGFIYFKEEVGGLVMGGFEPDAKPWGMNGIPENFEFQLLPDDWDQFEILMKNALQRVPALETAQVRQFYNGPESFTPDNNFMLGEAPELRRFFVGAGFNSMGIASAGGAGMALAEWIMAGEPTMDLWPVDIRRFARFNGNDTWLHDRVKETLGLHYAMPWPNRELDSARPFRRSPLYSLLRDEGACFGSKMGWERANFFAPSPAEARIEYAFGQQNWLPWSGAEHRACREGVALFDMTSFSKFLVKGRDAQSVLQAIVANDVDVPTGTTVYTGMLNERGGYESDFTLTRLADDQYLLVTGSAQTTRDFDTIERAIPHDRHCTLVDVTGQYAVLAVMGPRSRELLQSVSKADWSNEAFAFGHSREVDLGYATVRATRLTYVGELGWELYVPVEFAVGVYETLHAAGKAFGLVNAGYYAIDSLRIEKGYRAWGRELTPDTHPFEAGLSFACKLDKDIAFRGRDALLKLRAEPLRRRMVVLTADGAARRMLWGGEAILRNGKPVGFVSSAAFGHTLGCPVALGYVNNPDGAADAAYLNSGRYAIDVAGELLPATVHLKAPYDPRSERVKN; the protein is encoded by the coding sequence ATGTCCACATTCATTCCTACCCACGCTCGCGTCGTGATTGTCGGCGGCGGGATCATCGGCTGTTCGGTCGCCTACCATCTGACCAGATTGGGCTGGACCGATGTGGTGCTGCTCGAACAGGGTCAGCTGTCGTGCGGCACGACCTGGCATGCGGCCGGCCTCGTCGGCCAGTTGCGCGCCCAGGAGGGCATGACGAAGCTGATCCGCTATTCGACCGCGCTCTACGCCGAACTTGAAGCCGACACCGGCCTCGCGACCGGCTGGAAGCAATGCGGCTCGCTCTCGGTAGCCCGCACGTCCGAGCGGATGACGCAACTCAAACGCACCGCGGCCGTCGCGCGCGCCTACGGCGTGGCCTGCGAGGTAATCAGCCCGCGGGAGGCCGGCGACCTGTGGCCGGTCATGCGCACCGACGACCTGCTCGGCGCCGTCTGGCTGCCGGGCGACGGCAAGGCGAATCCCACCGACCTCACCCAGGCGCTGGCCCGCGGCGCCCGGATGCGCGGCGCGCGCATCGTCGAAAACACCCGCGTCACGGCGATCCACACGCGCGCCGCGCGGGACGGCACGGCGCGCGGCGCGCGCGAAGTGAGCGGCCTCGCGTGGCGCACCAAGGACGGCGAAGCAGGCACGATCGGCGCGGACATCGTCGTGAATTGCGCGGGCCAATGGGCCAAGGCGGTCGGCCGCCTGTGCGGCGTGAGCGTGCCGCTGCATTCGGCCGAGCACTATTACATCGTCACGGAACGCATTGCCGGCGTGCATCCGGATTTGCCGGTCATGCGCGATCCGGACGGCTTCATCTACTTCAAGGAGGAAGTTGGCGGCCTCGTGATGGGAGGCTTCGAGCCGGATGCGAAACCGTGGGGCATGAACGGCATTCCCGAGAACTTCGAATTCCAGCTGCTGCCGGACGATTGGGATCAGTTCGAAATCCTGATGAAAAATGCGCTGCAGCGCGTGCCCGCCCTCGAAACGGCCCAGGTGCGCCAGTTCTATAACGGCCCCGAATCGTTCACACCGGACAACAACTTCATGCTGGGCGAAGCGCCTGAATTGCGGCGCTTTTTCGTCGGCGCGGGTTTCAATTCCATGGGGATCGCGTCGGCCGGCGGCGCGGGCATGGCGCTCGCGGAATGGATCATGGCGGGCGAGCCGACCATGGACCTATGGCCGGTCGATATTCGCCGCTTCGCGCGCTTTAACGGCAACGACACCTGGCTGCACGATCGCGTGAAGGAGACGCTCGGCCTGCATTACGCCATGCCCTGGCCGAATCGCGAACTCGACAGCGCACGGCCGTTTCGCCGCTCGCCGCTGTATTCGCTGCTGCGTGACGAGGGCGCGTGTTTCGGCAGCAAGATGGGTTGGGAACGCGCCAACTTTTTCGCCCCGTCGCCCGCAGAAGCGAGGATCGAGTACGCCTTCGGCCAGCAGAACTGGCTGCCCTGGAGCGGCGCAGAACACCGCGCGTGCCGTGAAGGCGTCGCGCTGTTCGACATGACGTCGTTCTCCAAATTTCTCGTCAAGGGACGCGACGCGCAAAGCGTGCTGCAAGCCATCGTCGCCAACGACGTGGACGTGCCGACCGGCACCACGGTATACACCGGCATGCTCAACGAGCGCGGCGGCTACGAATCGGATTTCACGCTCACGCGCCTCGCCGACGATCAATACCTGCTCGTGACAGGCAGCGCGCAAACCACGCGCGACTTCGACACCATTGAACGGGCGATTCCGCACGACAGGCACTGCACGCTCGTCGACGTCACCGGCCAGTACGCCGTGCTTGCCGTGATGGGCCCGCGTTCGCGCGAACTGCTGCAAAGCGTCTCCAAAGCGGACTGGAGCAACGAGGCGTTCGCTTTCGGCCATAGCCGCGAGGTGGATCTCGGCTACGCGACGGTGCGCGCCACGCGTCTCACCTATGTAGGCGAACTCGGCTGGGAACTGTATGTGCCGGTTGAATTCGCGGTGGGCGTATACGAAACGCTGCACGCAGCCGGCAAGGCGTTCGGCCTCGTCAACGCGGGCTACTACGCGATCGACTCGTTGCGCATCGAGAAAGGCTATCGCGCCTGGGGCCGTGAACTCACGCCGGACACCCATCCGTTCGAAGCGGGCTTGTCCTTCGCGTGCAAGCTCGACAAGGACATTGCGTTCCGCGGCCGCGACGCGCTGCTGAAACTGCGCGCCGAACCGCTGCGCCGCCGCATGGTCGTGCTGACCGCCGACGGCGCCGCGCGGCGCATGCTGTGGGGCGGCGAAGCGATCCTGCGCAACGGCAAGCCGGTGGGCTTCGTCAGCTCGGCGGCGTTCGGGCACACGCTCGGCTGTCCGGTCGCACTGGGTTATGTGAACAACCCCGACGGCGCAGCGGATGCCGCGTATCTGAACAGCGGCCGCTATGCGATCGATGTCGCCGGCGAACTGCTGCCGGCCACCGTGCATCTGAAGGCGCCTTACGATCCGAGGTCGGAACGCGTGAAGAACTAA
- a CDS encoding DeoR/GlpR family DNA-binding transcription regulator, which produces MFSNQRQAEILRLVREQRTCTITDLAGRFDVSDETIRRNIKPLIADGLLIKVHGGIMLPERLDEPPFQRRMAVSAEGKRAIGARIGELVRDGDSLIIEGGTTCLHIAHALAARSRLTVVTHSVEVARVLAPRNGNRVFIAGGELRADDCAAFGDSVLAFLRQFHVRYAIASVTAIDMQGRFMDALPADVAFSLAAFAQAERRVVAADHAKFGHSALVHAFGADAVDLLVTDEAPPPALAQVFAAAGLDVELATQPGSSDA; this is translated from the coding sequence ATGTTCTCCAACCAGCGCCAAGCCGAAATCCTGCGACTCGTCCGCGAGCAGCGCACCTGCACGATTACCGATCTTGCCGGCCGCTTCGACGTGTCCGACGAGACCATCCGCCGCAATATCAAGCCGTTGATCGCCGACGGCCTGCTGATCAAGGTTCACGGCGGCATCATGCTGCCCGAGCGTCTGGACGAGCCGCCGTTCCAGCGGCGCATGGCGGTGAGCGCCGAGGGCAAGCGGGCGATCGGCGCGCGCATCGGCGAACTGGTGCGGGACGGCGACTCGCTGATCATCGAGGGCGGCACGACCTGTCTGCATATTGCGCACGCGCTTGCCGCGCGCTCGCGGCTCACGGTCGTGACCCATTCCGTCGAAGTCGCGCGTGTGCTCGCGCCGCGCAACGGCAACCGCGTGTTCATCGCGGGCGGCGAGTTGCGCGCGGACGACTGCGCCGCGTTTGGCGACAGCGTGCTGGCTTTCCTGCGTCAGTTCCACGTGCGCTACGCGATCGCCTCGGTCACGGCGATCGACATGCAGGGACGTTTCATGGACGCGCTGCCCGCCGACGTGGCGTTTTCGCTGGCGGCCTTCGCACAGGCCGAGCGGCGGGTGGTCGCGGCGGATCACGCGAAATTCGGCCATAGCGCGCTGGTGCACGCGTTCGGCGCGGACGCCGTCGACCTGCTGGTGACGGACGAAGCGCCGCCGCCGGCACTGGCTCAGGTGTTCGCGGCGGCCGGGTTGGATGTGGAGCTCGCCACACAGCCAGGTTCGTCCGACGCGTAA
- a CDS encoding DEAD/DEAH box helicase, producing MSSVFFDRERIAEWLGDHTVAKARSVGPVTHVKWQGATLSGDVQGSQRLPYKTRVRFRTDGGSPWAQGDCSCPVGRNCKHVAALLLAELDYHDEMDHITQVELDEGETAHDLPREPLAHPGAPSGVRPELVSWLERFRARAEAADADAQKASAPRTQTLAYRLNWSKFHMRHEVVLYRARCDAQGAIVEVDEPWGNVEAALLKQPKFVSDEDLSILRGLWLGRSREDFGQFILRGTSGAEMLQKLIATGRLFFDFTPGAGQDGPVPLARGADRPGRIEWEPLADERLRPVLCTEPRASMVLPTEPVWYVDGVANEAGIVQSSLPFQQLPDYLAMPPISLAEAPLVASVLREIAPELPLPPTHDACAIRVIDVDPVPVLTLNSHALPSSAGKSGLRQSAAVELAGVSFDYDGVSINVDSSVTLVPMPGGDVIHIRRRYEAEKKRLLELRKTGLQKVPTSRVYASRLLPDTMLGLPDADAWSAFVNDAVPELVSKGWRVTMAPEFRYNVIEIDAIEGTAHQAGDGWFDLEMGIRIGERNVRLEPLLADLFKRDRRWLNGALETIRDDEPIELKTEENKRLRLRADRLKPVVRVLVDLFDALGGSLAEGAPLRVASVDAGRLEALDGTGRWQFRGEDSIRQLAQRLQAGPGLREVPVPRGLKAELRTYQQQGLNWMQFLREHDLAGVLADDMGLGKTVQTLAHILAEKEAGRLKRPALIVVPTTLVHNWREEARRFAPELKVLVLNGPQRKERFEQIGEHELILTTYALLWRDQKVLAGHDYHLLILDEAQYVKNATTKAAQAIRGLRARHRLCLTGTPLENHLGELWSQFDFLLPGFLGSQKDFTKRWRNPIEKNGDGVRRALLARRIRPFMLRRRKDEVAKELPAKTTILCSVDLEGAQRDLYETVRTAMQEKVRAAVSAQGLARSHIIVLDALLKLRQVCCDPRLVRTLKAAGEAHEARDTRVKVDKIEKGARAMRSAKLDLLLSMLPELIEEGRRVLLFSQFTGMLALIGEALEEAAIPYVILTGDTADRVTPVERFQQGEVPLFLISLKAGGVGLNLTAADTVIHYDPWWNPAAENQATDRAHRLGQDKPVFVYKLIAAGSIEEKIVELQEQKAGLADSILSEDAAGAAKFSDDDLDALFAPMPEIESGR from the coding sequence ATGTCGTCAGTTTTCTTCGATCGGGAGCGTATTGCGGAATGGCTCGGGGACCACACCGTCGCCAAGGCGCGCTCGGTCGGCCCCGTTACCCATGTGAAATGGCAGGGCGCCACCCTCAGCGGCGACGTGCAGGGCTCGCAGCGGCTTCCCTATAAAACGCGCGTGCGCTTTCGTACCGACGGCGGTTCGCCTTGGGCCCAAGGCGACTGCAGTTGCCCGGTCGGCCGGAACTGCAAGCACGTCGCCGCGCTGCTGCTCGCCGAGCTCGACTATCACGACGAGATGGACCATATCACCCAAGTCGAACTGGACGAGGGCGAGACCGCGCACGACTTGCCGCGCGAGCCGCTGGCGCATCCCGGGGCGCCTTCAGGCGTGCGGCCCGAACTGGTCAGTTGGCTCGAGCGTTTTCGCGCCCGCGCCGAGGCGGCGGACGCCGACGCCCAGAAGGCCAGCGCGCCGCGCACCCAGACGCTCGCGTATCGGCTGAACTGGTCCAAATTCCACATGCGCCATGAGGTGGTGCTGTACCGCGCGCGCTGCGATGCGCAGGGCGCGATCGTCGAAGTCGACGAACCCTGGGGCAATGTGGAAGCGGCGCTTCTCAAACAGCCCAAGTTCGTCTCCGACGAAGACCTCTCCATTCTGCGCGGGCTGTGGCTCGGCCGCTCGCGCGAGGACTTCGGGCAGTTCATTCTGCGCGGCACGAGCGGCGCGGAGATGCTGCAGAAGCTGATCGCCACGGGCAGGCTGTTCTTCGATTTCACGCCGGGCGCCGGCCAGGATGGACCGGTCCCGCTCGCGCGCGGCGCCGACCGGCCCGGCCGGATCGAATGGGAGCCGCTCGCCGACGAGCGGCTGCGGCCCGTGCTGTGCACCGAGCCGCGCGCGAGCATGGTGCTGCCGACCGAGCCGGTCTGGTATGTGGACGGGGTCGCCAACGAAGCGGGCATCGTCCAGTCGTCGCTGCCGTTCCAGCAGTTGCCGGACTATCTGGCCATGCCGCCGATCTCGCTCGCCGAAGCGCCGCTGGTCGCCTCGGTGCTGCGCGAGATCGCGCCCGAGTTGCCGCTGCCGCCCACGCACGACGCGTGCGCGATTCGCGTGATCGACGTCGATCCGGTGCCGGTGCTCACGCTCAACAGCCACGCGCTGCCGTCCTCGGCCGGCAAGTCGGGTTTGCGTCAATCCGCGGCGGTCGAACTGGCGGGCGTCAGTTTCGATTACGACGGCGTGAGCATCAATGTGGATAGCAGTGTGACGCTCGTGCCGATGCCGGGCGGCGACGTCATTCATATCCGCCGCCGCTACGAGGCCGAGAAAAAGCGTCTGCTCGAACTGCGCAAGACCGGTTTGCAGAAGGTGCCGACCAGCCGGGTCTATGCGTCGCGGCTGCTGCCCGACACCATGCTCGGCCTGCCCGATGCCGACGCGTGGTCCGCGTTCGTCAACGACGCCGTGCCGGAGCTCGTGAGCAAAGGCTGGCGCGTCACGATGGCGCCCGAGTTCCGCTACAACGTGATCGAGATCGATGCGATCGAAGGCACCGCGCATCAGGCGGGCGACGGCTGGTTCGATCTGGAGATGGGCATCCGCATCGGCGAGCGCAACGTGCGGCTGGAACCGCTGCTCGCCGACCTGTTCAAGCGCGACCGGCGCTGGCTGAACGGCGCGCTCGAAACCATCCGCGACGACGAGCCGATCGAGCTGAAGACCGAGGAGAACAAGCGTCTGCGGCTGCGCGCCGACCGGCTGAAGCCGGTGGTGCGCGTGCTCGTCGATCTGTTCGACGCGCTCGGCGGCTCGCTCGCCGAGGGCGCGCCGCTGCGCGTGGCATCCGTCGACGCCGGCCGGCTGGAAGCGTTGGATGGCACCGGCCGCTGGCAATTTCGCGGCGAAGATTCGATCCGCCAACTGGCGCAGCGCCTGCAAGCCGGGCCGGGATTGCGCGAGGTGCCGGTGCCGCGCGGCCTGAAGGCCGAACTGCGGACCTATCAGCAACAAGGCCTGAACTGGATGCAGTTTCTGCGCGAGCACGATCTCGCCGGCGTGCTTGCCGACGACATGGGGCTGGGCAAGACCGTGCAGACGCTCGCGCATATTCTCGCGGAGAAAGAAGCGGGGCGCCTGAAGCGGCCCGCGCTGATCGTCGTGCCGACCACGCTCGTGCACAACTGGCGCGAGGAAGCGCGCCGCTTCGCGCCCGAACTGAAGGTGCTGGTGTTGAACGGTCCGCAGCGCAAGGAGCGCTTCGAGCAGATCGGCGAACACGAGCTGATTCTGACCACTTACGCGCTGCTATGGCGCGATCAGAAGGTCCTGGCCGGGCACGACTATCACTTGCTGATTCTCGACGAGGCGCAGTACGTGAAGAACGCCACTACCAAAGCCGCGCAGGCGATTCGCGGACTGCGCGCGCGGCATCGGCTGTGTCTGACGGGCACGCCGCTGGAGAATCATCTCGGCGAGCTGTGGTCGCAGTTCGATTTTCTGTTGCCGGGGTTTCTCGGCAGCCAGAAAGACTTCACCAAACGCTGGCGCAATCCGATCGAGAAGAACGGCGACGGTGTGCGCCGCGCTTTGCTGGCGCGCCGCATCCGGCCGTTCATGTTGCGCCGTCGCAAGGACGAGGTCGCCAAGGAGTTGCCGGCGAAAACGACGATCTTGTGCTCCGTGGACCTGGAAGGGGCGCAGCGCGATCTCTACGAAACCGTGCGCACGGCGATGCAGGAGAAAGTGCGCGCCGCGGTCAGCGCGCAGGGTCTCGCGCGCAGCCACATCATCGTGCTCGATGCCTTGCTGAAGCTGCGCCAGGTGTGCTGCGATCCGCGCCTTGTTCGCACGCTCAAGGCGGCGGGTGAAGCGCACGAGGCGCGTGATACGCGCGTCAAAGTGGACAAGATCGAGAAGGGTGCGCGCGCCATGCGCTCGGCCAAGCTCGACCTGCTGCTGTCGATGCTGCCCGAATTGATCGAGGAAGGACGCCGCGTGCTGTTGTTCTCGCAGTTCACCGGCATGTTGGCGCTGATTGGCGAAGCGCTCGAGGAGGCCGCCATTCCCTACGTCATTCTCACCGGCGACACGGCGGATCGCGTTACGCCTGTCGAGCGCTTCCAGCAAGGCGAGGTGCCGCTGTTCCTGATCAGCCTGAAGGCGGGCGGCGTGGGCCTGAACCTGACCGCCGCCGACACGGTGATCCACTACGACCCGTGGTGGAACCCGGCGGCCGAGAATCAGGCGACGGACCGCGCGCATCGGCTGGGGCAGGACAAGCCCGTGTTCGTGTACAAGCTGATTGCGGCGGGCAGCATCGAAGAAAAGATCGTGGAGCTGCAGGAACAGAAGGCGGGGCTCGCCGACAGCATTCTCTCCGAAGACGCCGCCGGCGCCGCCAAGTTCTCCGACGACGACCTCGACGCGCTGTTCGCACCGATGCCGGAAATCGAAAGCGGCCGATAA